The Caulobacter sp. FWC2 region TCGACGCCTTCAAGCAGGTGCAGGCCTATGTCGACGCCAATGGCGACTTCACCGGCAAGCTGGACGACACCCAGGTCCAGTTCCTGACCGGCCTGCTGAGCACGTTCGACGCCGCCCAGAAGGGCGTGGTCGACCTGCAGGGCAAGAACGGCGTGACCCAGAAGCGCTTCGAGGCCGCCACCACCGACCTGTCGAACCAGGCCGACACCCTGACCGGCATGGTCGGCGGCATCACCGACGTCGACATGGCCGACGCCGTGACCCGCCTGGAAGCCGCCAAGCTGGCCGTCCAAGCCTCGGCACAGGTGTTCACCAGCCTGCAGGCCTCGTCGCTGCTGAACGTGCTGAAGTAGCGGATGCTCGCCCGCATCGCGGGGGAGGAGAACTCGCAAAAGCGCCCCCTAACCGCTATATGGCGGCGATGGACGCCGACTTGCTGACCCCGACCGCCCCTAACGACGCCGACACGCTCATCGCGCGGGCGGTCGAACAGGTGCGCGCGGCCGTCGGCCTGCCGGAGGGGACGCGGATCGTCGCGGCCATGTCCGGCGGCGTGGATTCCACCGTCACCGCCGCCCTGCTGGCCCGCGCCGGCTATGACGTGGTGGGCGTAACGCTGCAGCTCTACGACCACGGCGCGGCGATCACCAAGAAGGGCGCCTGCTGCGCCGGCCAGGACATCCTGGACGCCCGCATGGCCGCCGAGCGCATCGGCATCCCGCACTACGTGCTCGACTACGAAAGCCGCTTCCGCGAGCAGGTCATCGAGGACTTCGCCGACGCCTATCTGCGCGGCGAGACGCCGATCCCGTGCGTGCGCTGCAACCAGACGGTCAAGTTCCGCGACCTGCTGGACGTGGCCCGCGACCTGGGCGCCGAAGCCATGGCCACCGGGCACTATGTGCAGCGCGCGTTCGCCGGTGGCGGCAACCGCCCCCAACTGCGCAGAGCCGCCGACCCAGCCAAGGACCAGAGCTATTTCCTGTTCGCCACCACGCGCGACCAGCTGGACTTCCTGCGCTTCCCTCTGGGCGGCATGGACAAGCCGACCGTGCGCGCCGTCGCCTTTGGTTTGGGCCTGGCCATCGCCGACAAGCCCGACAGCCAGGACATCTGCTTCGTCCCCGAGGGCAAGTACACCACGGTGATCGACCGCATCCGCCCGCACGGCGCTGAAGCGGGCGACGTCGTGCATCTGGACGGCCGCGTGCTGGGCCGCCACGAGGGCGTGACCCGCTACACCATCGGCCAGCGCCGGGGCCTGAACATCGCCGTCGGCGACCCGCTGTTCGTCGTGAAGATCGACGCCGACAAGCGCCAGGTCATCGTCGGCCCGCGCGAAGCCCTGCTGACCGCCGCCCTCACCCTCAAGGAAGGCAGCTGGCTGGGCGGCCAGGACAGCCTGGAGGCCGCCGCCGAGGACGGCCAGCCGGTGCTTGCCCGCGTCCGCTCGACCCGTGAACCCGTCGCCGGCCGCCTGGCGATCCGTGACGGCGAGGTTTCGGTGGTGTTCGACGGCGCCGAGGAAGGCGTAGCGCCCGGCCAGGCCTGCGTGCTGTACGATCCGGCCGATCCCGAACGCGTTCTGGGCGGCGGCTTCATCGCCGCTACGACGCGCCAGATGGATCTCCCGGAAGCCTGAGTGGCGCCCAGGCGTTGGATCTGGGATGTCCAGCGATCATAGTCTCCCGATGTCCCCGCAACGCGTCCGCGTCATCGACCTCGAGACCGCCGGTTCCGGCCCGCACGATGTCTGCGAGATCGGCTGGCAGGATGTCGTGCAGGATCCGGGCGGCCTCTGGCGGATCGACGACGAGGGACGCGGCGCGGCCTTGGTGAATCCCGGTCGGCCGATCACGCCCGAGACCATGGCCGTTCACCACATCATCGACGCCGACGTGGCGGGCGCGCCGTTCTGGAAGGACATCGCGCCTCAGGTCCTGCGCCCCGAAGGCGGCGTCCAGGCCCTGGCGGCGCATCGCGCGGCGTTCGAGCAGCGCTTTTGCACGCCGAAGTTCACCGGCGACGCGCTCTGGATCTGCACCTGGAAATGCGCCCTGCGCCTGTGGCCGCATCTGCAGGGCTTCTCCAACCAGATGCTGCGCTATCAGCGGAATCCCGAGGGCCTGGTCCGCGACCTGGGCCTGCCGGCCCACCGCGCCCTGCCCGACGCCTATGTCACCGCCCACCATCTGCGCGACATGCTGAACGCGGCCTCGCTGGAGCAGTTGCTGGCCTGGAGCGCCGAGCCGGGGCTGCTGGTCCGCGTGCCGGCCGGTCCCGATCGCGGTCGTCCCTGGGACAAGCTCAGTGGCGAGAGCCTGCGGACCCTGGCCCAGGACCGCGACGTCAATATCCGCTTCAGCGCCGAGACCGAGCTGCGGCGGCGGGGCGATATCGACGCGGCGCCCGAGACCGCCCTGCCCGCTCAGCCCAAGCTGCTCTAGGTCCCCATACGAAAAACCCCCGCCGGCGAACCGACGGGGGTGTTTTGCGTCAAGCTGACGAAGCGAGGCTTACGCGCCGCCCGGGAAGCGGAAGGGGACCTTCACCGAACCGGTCTTGGCGCCCATCGGCAGCTTCTCGGCGATGCACATGGCGGCCTTGTCGAAACCCTTGCCGGCGGCGCTGTTGTCGACGACCTTGCAGTCCGACAGCTTGCCGGCGTCGGCGGTGCATTCCAGCATCACCTGGGCGGCGTCGCGGGTGTTCGCGAACTGCTGGAGGCAACGGCCCATCTGGTCTTCGAAGCCGCCGGCGGCCGAAGCGGCCTGAGCGACGAAGAAGCTGCCGGCGATACCCGCGGCGATCGCGATCGAGAATTTCATGGTTTGCTGCCCCTTGCGGCGTTCAAATCTGATGTGACTGTTTTCGCAGGCAGACGCCAAAGAATGGCTAAGGTTCGCGGTTAATCATTTCCAAAAATGGTGAATGACCGCGGGCGGATGAAATTGGGGGAGGACCACACCGTGACGACCAAGCATCGCCTCTACGGAATGGCCTTCGCCAGCGTGTATCCAGCCTACGTCGCCAAGGCCGAGAGAAAGGGCCGCACGCGCGCCGAGGTCGACCAGATCATCCTCTGGCTCACCGGCTTCACGCCCGAGGCGTTCGAGGCCCAGATCGCCAGCAAGACGGATTTCGAGACCTTCTTCGCGCAGGCGCCCCGGCTGAACCCGGCGCGCGCCGAGATCAAGGGCACGGTGTGCGGCGTCCGCGTCGAGGACGTTGCCGAGCCGCTGATGCGCGAAATCCGCTACCTGGACAAGCTGGTCGACGAACTGGCCAAGGGCAAGGCGATGGAGAAGATCCTGCGCGGCTGAGGGACTATTCCGCCGCGATCTTGGAAGCCTCGAGCGCCTCGCCGACCGTC contains the following coding sequences:
- the mnmA gene encoding tRNA 2-thiouridine(34) synthase MnmA, whose amino-acid sequence is MDADLLTPTAPNDADTLIARAVEQVRAAVGLPEGTRIVAAMSGGVDSTVTAALLARAGYDVVGVTLQLYDHGAAITKKGACCAGQDILDARMAAERIGIPHYVLDYESRFREQVIEDFADAYLRGETPIPCVRCNQTVKFRDLLDVARDLGAEAMATGHYVQRAFAGGGNRPQLRRAADPAKDQSYFLFATTRDQLDFLRFPLGGMDKPTVRAVAFGLGLAIADKPDSQDICFVPEGKYTTVIDRIRPHGAEAGDVVHLDGRVLGRHEGVTRYTIGQRRGLNIAVGDPLFVVKIDADKRQVIVGPREALLTAALTLKEGSWLGGQDSLEAAAEDGQPVLARVRSTREPVAGRLAIRDGEVSVVFDGAEEGVAPGQACVLYDPADPERVLGGGFIAATTRQMDLPEA
- a CDS encoding exonuclease domain-containing protein — encoded protein: MSPQRVRVIDLETAGSGPHDVCEIGWQDVVQDPGGLWRIDDEGRGAALVNPGRPITPETMAVHHIIDADVAGAPFWKDIAPQVLRPEGGVQALAAHRAAFEQRFCTPKFTGDALWICTWKCALRLWPHLQGFSNQMLRYQRNPEGLVRDLGLPAHRALPDAYVTAHHLRDMLNAASLEQLLAWSAEPGLLVRVPAGPDRGRPWDKLSGESLRTLAQDRDVNIRFSAETELRRRGDIDAAPETALPAQPKLL
- a CDS encoding DUF2200 domain-containing protein; this translates as MAFASVYPAYVAKAERKGRTRAEVDQIILWLTGFTPEAFEAQIASKTDFETFFAQAPRLNPARAEIKGTVCGVRVEDVAEPLMREIRYLDKLVDELAKGKAMEKILRG